Proteins encoded in a region of the Oncorhynchus keta strain PuntledgeMale-10-30-2019 chromosome 3, Oket_V2, whole genome shotgun sequence genome:
- the LOC118368517 gene encoding F-box only protein 11-like isoform X5, whose product MNSVRATNRRPRRVSRPRPVQPDRNEGDRADEEAPAAAAEVAVEESGPAAGNSPYQLRRKSLLPKRTASSTAAACPSKTAMEGASTSTTEPFGHRAKRARVSGRSHDLPAALAEQYLQQKLPDEVVLKIFSYLLEQDLCQTACVCKRFSQLANDPILWKRLYMEVFEYTRPMMHPEPGKFYQVSPEEHDHPNPWKDSFQQLYKGAHVKPGFAEHFYSNPGRFKGRENMLYYDTIEDALGGVQESHFDGLIFVHSGIYTDEWIYIESPITMIGAAPGKVSDKVVIENTRDSTFVFMEGSEDAYVGYMTIRFNPDDKSAQHHNAHHCLEITVNCSPNIDHCIIRSTCTVGSAVCVSGQGACPTIKHCNISDCENVGLYITDHAQGIYEDNEISNNALAGIWVKNHGNPIIRRNHIHHGRDVGVFTFDHGMGYFESCNIHRNRIAGFEVKAYANPTVVRCEIHHGQTGGIYVHEKGRGQFIENKIYANNFAGVWITSNSDPTIRGNAIFNGNQGGVYIFGDGRGLIEGNDIHGNALAGIQIRTNSCPIVRHNKIHDGQHGGIYVHEKGQGVIEENEVYSNTLAGVWVTTGSTPVLRRNRIHSGKQVGVYFYDNGHGVLEDNDIYNHMYSGVQIRTGSNPKIRRNKIWGGQNGGILVYNSGLGFIEDNEIFDNAMAGVWIKTDSNPTLRRNKIHDGRDGGICIFNGGRGLLEENDIFRNAQAGVLISTNSHPVLRKNRIFDGFAAGIEITNHATATLEGNQIFNNRFGGLFLASGVNVTMKDNKIMNNQDAIEKAVSRGQCLYKISSYTSYPMHDFYRCHTCNTTDRNAICVNCIKKCHQGHDVEFIRHDRFFCDCGAGTLSNPCTLAGEPTHDTDTLYDSAPPIESNTLQHN is encoded by the exons ATGAACTCCGTCAGAGCCACCAACCGGAGACCCAGGCGAGTCTCAAGGCCGCGCCCGGTGCAGCCCGACCGGAACGAGGGGGACCGAG CAGATGAGGAGGCTCCAGCTGCAGCAGCGGAGGTGGCTGTGGAGGAGTCTGGGCCTGCAGCTGGGAACAGCCCCTACCAGCTCCGACGCAAGTCTCTACTGCCCAAGAGAACAGCCTCCAGTACTGCAGCGGCCTGCCCCAGCAAGACCGCTATGGAG GGAGCGTCCACCTCGACGACAGAACCCTTCGGTCACCGAGCCAAACGAGCCAGGGTCTCTGGCAGGAGCCACGACCTGCCGG CGGCTCTAGCAGAGCAGTACCTGCAGCAGAAGCTTCCAGATGAGGTGGTTCTGAAGATCTTCTCATACCTCCTGGAGcaggacctctgtcagactgCCTGTGTCTGCAAACGTTTCAGCCAGCTAGCCAACGACCCTATACTCTG GAAGCGTCTGTACATGGAGGTGTTTGAGTACACCCGTCCCATGATGCACCCCGAGCCAGGCAAGTTCTACCAGGTCAGTCCTGAGGAACACGACCACCCCAACCCCTGGAAGGACAGCTTCCAACAACTG TATAAAGGAGCACATGTGAAGCCAGGCTTTGCTGAACATTTCTACAGCAACCCTGGGAGGTTCAAAGGCAGGGAGAATATGCTG TACTATGACACCATAGAAGATGCGTTAGGAGGGGTGCAGGAAAGTCATTTTGATGGGCTGATCTTTGTCCACTCTGGGATCTACACTGACGAGTGGATCTACATAGAGTCCCCTATCACCATGATTGGAGCAG CTCCTGGAAAGGTGTCTGATAAAGTGGTTATTGAGAACACCAGAGACTCGACGTTTGTCTTCATGGAGGGATCGGAGGACGCCTACGTAGGATACATGACTATTAGG TTTAACCCAGATGATAAGTCGGCTCAGCACCACAACGCCCACCACTGTCTGGAGATCACTGTCAACTGTTCTCCCAACATAGACCACTGTATCATCAGATCTACTTGCACAG TGGGCTCGGCTGTCTGTGTGAGCGGCCAGGGGGCGTGTCCTACCATCAAACACTGCAACATCAGCGACTGTGAGAACGTTGGACTTTACATCACCGACCATGCACAG GGTATCTATGAGGATAATGAGATCAGTAATAATGCATTGGCGGGAATCTGGGTTAAAAACCATGGCAACCCCATCATCAGACGAAACCACATCCACCACGGCCGAGATGTAGGAGTCTTCACCTTCGACCACGGCATG ggttATTTTGAGAGTTGTAACATCCACAGGAATCGTATAGCAGGCTTTGAGGTGAAGGCGTATGCCAACCCTACAGTGGTTCGCTGTGAGATCCACCATGGCCAGACAGGGGGCATCTATGTGCATGAGAAAGGACGGGGACAGTTTATAGAAAACAAGATCTACGCCAACAACTTCGCTGGAGTTTGGATCACCTCCAACAGCGACCCTACgatacg GGGTAATGCAATCTTTAATGGTAACCAAGGGGGCGTGTACATATTTGGCGATGGGCGTGGCCTGATAGAGGGGAACGATATCCATGGCAACGCTCTGGCAGGAATCCAAATCAGAACCAACAGCTGCCCAATTGTACGCCATAACAAGATCCACGACGGACAGCATGGAGGCATCTACGtg CATGAGAAGGGCCAGGGTGTGATCGAGGAGAACGAGGTGTACAGCAACACGCTGGCAGGAGTCTGGGTGACCACCGGCAGCACACCTGTCCTCCGCAGGAACCGCATCCACAGCGGCAAACAG GTTGGCGTGTATTTCTATGACAACGGCCATGGGGTGTTGGAAGACAACGACATCTACAATCACATGTACTCTGGCGTTCAAATACG GACGGGCAGCAACCCCAAGATCCGACGCAACAAGATCTGGGGAGGACAGAACGGAGGCATCCTGGTCTACAACTCCGGTCTGGGTTTCATCGAGGACAATGAGATCTTCGACAACGCCATGGCGGGCGTGTGGATTAAGACGGACAGCAACCCCACGCTGCGGCGCAACAAGATCCACGACGGGAGAGACGGAGGCATCTGTATCTTCAACGGAGGGAGAGGTCTCCTGGAGGAGAATGATATCTTCAGGAACGCCCAGGCAGGGGTCCTCATCAGCACCAACAGCCACCCGGTGCTCCGCAAGAACCGCATCTTTGACGGTTTTGCTGCAG GTATCGAGATAACCAACCACGCCACTGCAACTCTGGAGGGGAACCAGATCTTCAACAACCGTTTCGGAGGCCTGTTCCTCGCCTCGGGAGTGAACGTCACCATGAAAG ATAATAAGATAATGAATAACCAGGACGCCATAGAGAAAGCTGTGAGCAGAGGACAATGTCTCTACAAGATCTCCAGCTACACCTCCTACCCCATGCATGACTTTTACAG gtgccACACCTGCAATACGACAGACCGGAACGCCATCTGTGTGAACTGCATCAAGAAGTGTCACCAAGGACACGACGTGGAGTTTATACGGCACGATAG gtttttCTGTGACTGTGGAGCGGGAACTCTGTCCAACCCCTGTACTCTGGCTGGAGAACCCACACACGACACGGACACACTTTACGACTCAGCCCCGCCCATAGAGTCCAACACGCTGCAACacaactga
- the LOC118368517 gene encoding F-box only protein 11-like isoform X2: MNSVRATNRRPRRVSRPRPVQPDRNEGDRDEEAPAAAAEVAVEESGPAAGNSPYQLRRKSLLPKRTASSTAAACPSKTAMEGASTSTTEPFGHRAKRARVSGRSHDLPAALAEQYLQQKLPDEVVLKIFSYLLEQDLCQTACVCKRFSQLANDPILWKRLYMEVFEYTRPMMHPEPGKFYQVSPEEHDHPNPWKDSFQQLYKGAHVKPGFAEHFYSNPGRFKGRENMLYYDTIEDALGGVQESHFDGLIFVHSGIYTDEWIYIESPITMIGAAPGKVSDKVVIENTRDSTFVFMEGSEDAYVGYMTIRFNPDDKSAQHHNAHHCLEITVNCSPNIDHCIIRSTCTVGSAVCVSGQGACPTIKHCNISDCENVGLYITDHAQGIYEDNEISNNALAGIWVKNHGNPIIRRNHIHHGRDVGVFTFDHGMGYFESCNIHRNRIAGFEVKAYANPTVVRCEIHHGQTGGIYVHEKGRGQFIENKIYANNFAGVWITSNSDPTIRGNAIFNGNQGGVYIFGDGRGLIEGNDIHGNALAGIQIRTNSCPIVRHNKIHDGQHGGIYVHEKGQGVIEENEVYSNTLAGVWVTTGSTPVLRRNRIHSGKQVGVYFYDNGHGVLEDNDIYNHMYSGVQIRTGSNPKIRRNKIWGGQNGGILVYNSGLGFIEDNEIFDNAMAGVWIKTDSNPTLRRNKIHDGRDGGICIFNGGRGLLEENDIFRNAQAGVLISTNSHPVLRKNRIFDGFAAGIEITNHATATLEGNQIFNNRFGGLFLASGVNVTMKDNKIMNNQDAIEKAVSRGQCLYKISSYTSYPMHDFYRYTHQPMHDFYRYTHQPMHDFYRYTHQPMHDFYRYTHQPMHDFYRCHTCNTTDRNAICVNCIKKCHQGHDVEFIRHDRFFCDCGAGTLSNPCTLAGEPTHDTDTLYDSAPPIESNTLQHN, from the exons ATGAACTCCGTCAGAGCCACCAACCGGAGACCCAGGCGAGTCTCAAGGCCGCGCCCGGTGCAGCCCGACCGGAACGAGGGGGACCGAG ATGAGGAGGCTCCAGCTGCAGCAGCGGAGGTGGCTGTGGAGGAGTCTGGGCCTGCAGCTGGGAACAGCCCCTACCAGCTCCGACGCAAGTCTCTACTGCCCAAGAGAACAGCCTCCAGTACTGCAGCGGCCTGCCCCAGCAAGACCGCTATGGAG GGAGCGTCCACCTCGACGACAGAACCCTTCGGTCACCGAGCCAAACGAGCCAGGGTCTCTGGCAGGAGCCACGACCTGCCGG CGGCTCTAGCAGAGCAGTACCTGCAGCAGAAGCTTCCAGATGAGGTGGTTCTGAAGATCTTCTCATACCTCCTGGAGcaggacctctgtcagactgCCTGTGTCTGCAAACGTTTCAGCCAGCTAGCCAACGACCCTATACTCTG GAAGCGTCTGTACATGGAGGTGTTTGAGTACACCCGTCCCATGATGCACCCCGAGCCAGGCAAGTTCTACCAGGTCAGTCCTGAGGAACACGACCACCCCAACCCCTGGAAGGACAGCTTCCAACAACTG TATAAAGGAGCACATGTGAAGCCAGGCTTTGCTGAACATTTCTACAGCAACCCTGGGAGGTTCAAAGGCAGGGAGAATATGCTG TACTATGACACCATAGAAGATGCGTTAGGAGGGGTGCAGGAAAGTCATTTTGATGGGCTGATCTTTGTCCACTCTGGGATCTACACTGACGAGTGGATCTACATAGAGTCCCCTATCACCATGATTGGAGCAG CTCCTGGAAAGGTGTCTGATAAAGTGGTTATTGAGAACACCAGAGACTCGACGTTTGTCTTCATGGAGGGATCGGAGGACGCCTACGTAGGATACATGACTATTAGG TTTAACCCAGATGATAAGTCGGCTCAGCACCACAACGCCCACCACTGTCTGGAGATCACTGTCAACTGTTCTCCCAACATAGACCACTGTATCATCAGATCTACTTGCACAG TGGGCTCGGCTGTCTGTGTGAGCGGCCAGGGGGCGTGTCCTACCATCAAACACTGCAACATCAGCGACTGTGAGAACGTTGGACTTTACATCACCGACCATGCACAG GGTATCTATGAGGATAATGAGATCAGTAATAATGCATTGGCGGGAATCTGGGTTAAAAACCATGGCAACCCCATCATCAGACGAAACCACATCCACCACGGCCGAGATGTAGGAGTCTTCACCTTCGACCACGGCATG ggttATTTTGAGAGTTGTAACATCCACAGGAATCGTATAGCAGGCTTTGAGGTGAAGGCGTATGCCAACCCTACAGTGGTTCGCTGTGAGATCCACCATGGCCAGACAGGGGGCATCTATGTGCATGAGAAAGGACGGGGACAGTTTATAGAAAACAAGATCTACGCCAACAACTTCGCTGGAGTTTGGATCACCTCCAACAGCGACCCTACgatacg GGGTAATGCAATCTTTAATGGTAACCAAGGGGGCGTGTACATATTTGGCGATGGGCGTGGCCTGATAGAGGGGAACGATATCCATGGCAACGCTCTGGCAGGAATCCAAATCAGAACCAACAGCTGCCCAATTGTACGCCATAACAAGATCCACGACGGACAGCATGGAGGCATCTACGtg CATGAGAAGGGCCAGGGTGTGATCGAGGAGAACGAGGTGTACAGCAACACGCTGGCAGGAGTCTGGGTGACCACCGGCAGCACACCTGTCCTCCGCAGGAACCGCATCCACAGCGGCAAACAG GTTGGCGTGTATTTCTATGACAACGGCCATGGGGTGTTGGAAGACAACGACATCTACAATCACATGTACTCTGGCGTTCAAATACG GACGGGCAGCAACCCCAAGATCCGACGCAACAAGATCTGGGGAGGACAGAACGGAGGCATCCTGGTCTACAACTCCGGTCTGGGTTTCATCGAGGACAATGAGATCTTCGACAACGCCATGGCGGGCGTGTGGATTAAGACGGACAGCAACCCCACGCTGCGGCGCAACAAGATCCACGACGGGAGAGACGGAGGCATCTGTATCTTCAACGGAGGGAGAGGTCTCCTGGAGGAGAATGATATCTTCAGGAACGCCCAGGCAGGGGTCCTCATCAGCACCAACAGCCACCCGGTGCTCCGCAAGAACCGCATCTTTGACGGTTTTGCTGCAG GTATCGAGATAACCAACCACGCCACTGCAACTCTGGAGGGGAACCAGATCTTCAACAACCGTTTCGGAGGCCTGTTCCTCGCCTCGGGAGTGAACGTCACCATGAAAG ATAATAAGATAATGAATAACCAGGACGCCATAGAGAAAGCTGTGAGCAGAGGACAATGTCTCTACAAGATCTCCAGCTACACCTCCTACCCCATGCATGACTTTTACAGGTACACACACCAGCCCATGCATGACTTTTACAGGTACACACACCAGCCCATGCATGACTTTTACAGGTACACACACCAGCCCATGCATGACTTTTACAG GTACACACACCAGCCCATGCATGACTTTTACAG gtgccACACCTGCAATACGACAGACCGGAACGCCATCTGTGTGAACTGCATCAAGAAGTGTCACCAAGGACACGACGTGGAGTTTATACGGCACGATAG gtttttCTGTGACTGTGGAGCGGGAACTCTGTCCAACCCCTGTACTCTGGCTGGAGAACCCACACACGACACGGACACACTTTACGACTCAGCCCCGCCCATAGAGTCCAACACGCTGCAACacaactga